The following is a genomic window from Phaseolus vulgaris cultivar G19833 chromosome 6, P. vulgaris v2.0, whole genome shotgun sequence.
GTTAATTTTCTTTAACTAAGGAATAATCGTTCACAGATGAAGCTTAAAAATGTGAAAGCTGGAAGGAAGGGAAACCTCAATGTTGCAACAGAGGTACATCGTTGCTATTTTTGGATGATGCAGAGCCTCATTTCTCATAATATTGAATATTGAATATTGATATGCTCTTAACGTTTTAATCAGATATTTCAAGTGGCACCTTCACTTCACGTGGTTAAGATTAATAAAGCAAAAGGTGATACATTAGAGTTCCTCAAGGTATCTTTGTCTCTCACTTCTCATTGAATTGATTTCTGAGTATTTGATTCCTACATTTTCAATATAATTCTTCTGTTGTCAACTTTTGAAACCTTCTTATGTTTTCTGATGTTGAACAAAATAGTCTCCCCTTCACATAATCAAACTAAACTTGATGTTATGACAACCATTTTGCCCTCTCTTGCCTCTTTTCTGTATCTTTAGAAAGAGTAATTCTGAAATATGATCTTAGTGAAACACTGTTACAAGTAATACTTGTAATCTCCGACATTATGTAACCTAAGTGCTGATCAAACCACAGCAGCAAGTTTTTGCATAGTAACATTCAGAATGGTGTGGTTTTTAACACCCTTGTGTTACTTCTAATTCTAATTGAAAAGAATTTGTCTGTTTGACACTATGCAGTTCTACAACAAGCTTTCAACATGCTTGGAGGATGTTGTTTGGAAAACTGAAGATGACATGGAAAATGCAAAGGGAAATTGATGCAACCACCAATGTTGTTTCTTGGTGTATAGCAATGTCCTACTATGTTCCATTGTCATCATTGATTACAGTCCACATCATCTTTGGTAGGTTTGGTTGGACATATACCAATGTTTTCCTTGAATTTGTTGGAAAACATAGAGTTTATGTCAATACTCTTCTAATGTTTAACCTGTTCATGGAACAAGAAATATGGAAAAACTTGGACATTGTATATATTCATTTTGTTAGTAACGATCTATTTCCCATTTATTAGATAATGTCATTATGCATATTACTGCAACTGAGAGAACAGGGTAGAAAGATGCCAAGAAAACAATATCAAAGTAAAAAGATGCTAAGGaaacaatattatatataaaaaaacaaaagcatGAAAAAAGAACATCAACATAAGTTATTGAATAGAGACTATTAATAAGGGAAGTTGTTAGATATAGAGGTCAACCAAGGTCCAGAGACGCATCTCGTACATTTCTATTGCTTCATATTCTATTTCAACAAATGATGCAAGCCAGCATAGGTTGCATGATTTTTCCAGCACTGGTTGATGCCTATGAGTGAAGGTTTTGCAGCGAAATACTTGAGAAATGGAATGATTTGTGTGATGTGGTTGAATTATGGAAGGAATTCAAGGAATCGAGAAGAGGTTATGCCAACTTCTTGAGTGTTCTAAGCTAGGTTCCCTCAAAACTATAACAAAGAGAATATTGAGCTTCAAGAAAGAGTGAATTCTGATTTCAACAGAGTTCTATTTCTCATATATGTGGTGGCTGAATATGTTGGGGTGATCACGCATTAACAAATTAACATTGAGGGAAGATTAGAATATAGAAATTGCATAAAGCATAAATGTGAAAACAATGATTAGTAAATGAAGACAAGAAACAAAGTACATGAAAAAACGAAAGATAATAATTGAAATATAGTAATTGAAATTACGTGGATTTGAGTAAAAGGACTGATTGAAAGCGGTAAAAAATTGGAATTGaaaactaatataaataaaaaacattgaaATGGTAGAAGAATGAAAttgaaataacaaataaaaactaGAGCATGTATTAgacaatgaaaataaaattagctAGGCGATTCATTTAGTGCATGAATGTGAATTGAAATTCCAATCTAAATTTAAAGTAACAATCAAAACACAACACAACTGAATTCATGAAGTATGAAAATTATTCATGAATTGAAATTCCAATCTAAATTTAAAGTAACAAGCAAAACACAACACAACTGAATTCATGAAGTATGAAAATTAGGTGCAATCATCAAACCATCTAATGAACAATCTTCTACCATACCGTCTAATAGTTTTATAGATTTGAGCGTCTAATGAAAATGAAACAATAGGAATGTAAAATGCAAAAATTGTAAATGACAAGATTTGTAAACAACAAAATGTTGAAAAGAAACTATAGAATTTCTCAAATTGAACAAGAAAATTGTAATAGAAATTGTCTAACGACCTAACAttgtaaaaattgaaaataaaacatgactaaaattgaaaataattaagtTCATAGATTGAAATGTAAATGCAGAAAGTTAAAGGAATAacaataaagagaagaaaatttCATTCGAGAAATGCAAAACATCAAACCAAAACCGTGGTCAAGTTATCTTCAACCTTGAATGCAAGAAATCCAAATTTGAATTCCTtgttaaatgaagaaaatatagaGTCAATCAATTTGTATATTCAAAGAAAGTAGTTCTTAATCAAGAACTAAATTCTAAAATGATACCGAAAAAGAAAACAACTTGAACAAAGCATCGTCTAACATAGTTTTGAATTTGTAGTTACCCATTTCCAGAATTCAATTATCTTCCAAATGTAACGTTGCAGAATTGAAAACGGTAGAGAAAAGTAGACCACGAAAatgaaagagaataaaaaagtaGAGGAACTCCAATAGACAAAAATTGAATTGCATAAAGCTATAAAACCAAAAAACTAACTAACTATAAAAGTGATGGGTTGATTTATTAAATCTATTCTTGAGAAGTAGACCGAGTTAACAGTAGTATAGCTGAAAGAGGGTTGTCGTATCCACAAGACTAAAGATTACTAGAGTAGTAATAACTTTCAAAATAAAGtgaaaatatgataaaattttGTTGCTAGTAAGTGCATAATTATAATTGTAATAGAATTCATAGCGCAAAAGGCATGGCATGTAAATAAGGAAGAATTTGTATAAATATCAGCAAGAAGCATGCCAAAACACTCCAACCATTACTGCACATGAAGAACATGAAAAGAATAAGGAAATTGCAAAAATTTGTGCAAAAAAGCAAGCATACCGGGACGGAGCATCAGAGTCAATTCGTCCAGCACATGAAAAATGACTCAGCAGATTGTAATTCTTCAAAGCGTTGAGAACATGTACATCCATTGAGAAAATTCAAGCCATCACAATTACAACATTTCAAAGAAAAGGTTGAGAAAAATCAGAAAGGGTTAGGTGAATAGAATCCTTAACCATGAACAAAACCCAACATCGCTCAAAAAGGGCTCAAGCCAAAGTGAACCAAAGTTAGGATCAAGAGGATTTTGCTTGGAGCCTAAGTCCAGTCAATCCTACCTTATGATTAAGATTTGATAGTGATTGCATGATCTAGAATGAATCCTTGACTTTGAAATCTCAAGAAGCCCAAGAATTGAAGATTGAAGCCCAAAAATAATGCTTAAAGATAAAAGAATTGGCCTTCTTTAAGCAAATCACTAATCTCCTTGAATCACTTGAACCCTCTTtctaaaatctataaataaagaCCTTGGGCTAACATTTTAAGCatcgagagggaaaaagagaaACTAAGAGGTATTAAAGAGTACCAAGAGTTAGTGAGAAGTAAGATTTAGAAGGATGAAGTAGGATCCTTAGAGAGGCATAAGTAGCAAGGTTTTGTTGATTCAGCTCAAAAAGTCTGAACTTCATAATCCAATCAAgtcaagaaggccaaagccttAACAAGAGTGAAGCCCAATCTCCAGAGAGGGAATCTAGAAGCTAAGTTGGCCACAACATGTAAGAATCTTTGTTTGTTGTAATTTAGATTCTTATCCTAAATTATatcatgatgtgagttgattttagatcgACACATTTTAAGGGTTTCACGTTTGTTTAGGCTTTTTGAGATTAACAATTATGGTGAGAAACACAAAGAAGATTCTCATTGGACATGAACTTAACTAAATAGTTAAGTGTGAAGGTTAACTTttagagggcaaagagaaaaaacaaaaatatggtaATTTAGATGATGAGGGAAGAATTAAAGAGcatataaagaaaagaaagaaaatggaaaccgaatagaaaaaaaagatgaacacaagaacataaaggaatggaaaataaaaaagaagaacataaagagaaaaaatgaaaggatgaagaaagcttatggagaaAGGATAATGAAGCACACCACTTGGAGGATGAGttactccaagatgagtggtgaagagccACCACTTGAAGTGCACACACACTTAAGATAAGACCCACTAGGAGAACACTCTAGTCTCACTAAACACTCCTACATAATTTCTTTActatttccaaattcaatgtGTCCTTAGTTATCTGTTTGTCGACATGATTTGtatcatattataaaaatttattatgatttgcTAAATCTATTTTGATGGGATTGGATATTTTTGGAAGTTATTATTGTGTATAGATGCATGATTCTCTTTTATATTAAATCTCCTTGGGTCTGGTAGTGTGCTTAATGCTCAATTGTGAGGAACGATCATTGATTGTGTATAGAGCATGAATGAGATTAAGAGGTGGTTTCATGTTTCTGAACCCTATTTAGCCAACCATAAACTTCTATTTTCTACCACATGTCATCCTCAAACTGATGGATAGACTGAGATAGTAAACAAGTCCTTATATACTTTGTTGAGGATTATTTTAAAGGGCAACAAGAAGTCTTGTGATGAATATCTTCCCGATATTGAATTTACTTACAAAAGAGTGATCGATACAACTATTAATCTATTTTCCTTTGAGGTTGTGTATGGTTTTAACCACGTCACACCTCTTAGTTTATAAGGAATGACACTTTGGTAGCTAATGTTTGAGACCCTTCAAATttgttgtgtttgttttcttaccACCCATGGAGCAGGTTTCAAGAGATATAActgattattattttacataattaattatgttgatGCATATAATTAGTTATGTGCTTCAACATAACCAATAATGATCATGTAAGTAACTATAACTGGTTATCCCAATTATTTATCTTCTTGTATTTTATGACTcaatttatatttcattattttgatATAAACTTGATCTATAAGTTAAAATAATCTATTTAGCAGTGATATAAAATAaggattaaaatatttattattttaactataacaagttgaaaattaaaatatcagtTAGATAAGGAAAAATTTGGGCACAAGTCAAATCTACAAAAATTTAACatgtatttttcttatttttttaatatttaatttattaaagaaaaaaatcataacttTTGTAATGTGTGCAAGTTTTTTAAAGTTGGTTTAATTTTATTTGCGAatccaattttaaatattataaacttttttaatactatttttaccttttaaatgtcctagtaaaaaaatatttccacatcatttttaaaatattatttatatgtatttaatttttttaaaatattttcatttaaaaatttaattacttcacaattaattatttttttaatttaaacttataCTTCATCTTCTTGAAATATAATTAGGGACATTATGGTAATTAGAAATATAAcccaattaattttaattttttctctctcacaTCAATCAAATATGCTACAATATTTTACTCATTttcactcaattttttttttaaattggaaaggaagaggaaaaagaaaaaaagaaaaagacaaaagagaaagagaaaagaaagtgaaaagtaCGTTTATTTAAATTGACGTGAAAAGACTGGAAAGTAAGGaaaaatgagattttttttgtaattgatttgatttatataacaaaataaaaaaattaaaattaataagatAATATACTGAATTACCAAAATACGCttagttaaaatttaataagaaGTATGAATTAAGATTTAAAGATGATTAATTAAgttgtaattattttataaaattataaattatgtttaaaatttgaaatttaattaatttcaatGAGTAATTGCAAATCATGTACAATATTTTtagttatcaattttaaaaaaaataagtctaataaaatatttgcaaataaaaaatgaaaactataCATTAAATTgacaaatataaaagaaattaactaATTTACACTCCAatagtaatatatttaaataattataggTAGTGTTGAAAGAGAAGttgaattttattaaaaaaacataaacttaaatttttttagtttttaattagaGTTCCATGGATAGTTGGGATTATAAAGTGAATAAAGGGTATGAAGAATATATGGTTGCAATATGCCTTGTAGTATTATGTGGAGATTATGacaaacataatttttaattagtcTTTAATTAATAgtctttaaatattattaaaaaaatctaagaTTTTAAAGAATTCAATGTAGCCAATTATGGATATTTGAGTGTTGAGTTGTAATgcgtataaatattttattattgtttaagcTTACGGATTGTATTATTATCAACAATCaacaattatattattaatattaatttatatagatttttatattgtaataaaataaataatgaaaataataaataaaatattttatatttatttataaatttttctatattataaaaactaaataattaaaaataaataaaataaaatacaattaaataatttcatatttattaatacacatatatatatatatatatatatttgtgttgtaataaataaataattaaaataaaaatattataaaaataaataaaataaaataaaataatttaaattgtcGTATTTATAgagtaattcattttaatattttaaaatataacatttttatttattaagatttaataataatttttattttaatttattttaattctaatttcattttaaagattacttttatattaaaatatttaaaaaacttattttacaaatcaaattttttaattacatgcgtaaaatttattttaaatcaatcacaattattttaaacttttcatTAACTTTTTACTCTATTTTTCAATCCAAAGAAGAGTAGAAACATATCTAACAAAAACAAACGTAAACACCTAATTTAGTTAGCAGAAAATAAGGTTGGGCCCATTATAGGATTAATGTTGGGCTCTGTGTATGTATGTTCCACTAGCCTTcttccttctctctctctctttggtATTTTCTCACTCACCGTCCATGGCTCCTGCTATTGCATACGGATCTGTATAGCGACCCCTTTTCACTCTCCCTTTTGCTACATGGAAGTGAAAAGCTTCATCCAGTAATCACTCTTCTTCCATCGTTTCAGTTACTGGGTATGTTTCAAACCATACTTTGGTTCTCAATCTTACTGTGCCACTAATGCCACTTCTGGAATTTCCCTTCCACACCTTGAATTTTCGCTTTTCTTTTCAGTTCCCATGAGAAAGTTTGATTTCCGAATAGGTGGATGGTTGTTACTGGGTGCTGGGTGGAACCCCTTTATGTGGCAATATCATAGTTTAGTAGAGTTGGGTTTAGGAGTTTCTCCTGTTTCCTACACAggaattttgtttttgaaatggAAGTAGGACGCTGGTGAAAACCcagattttttgtttttttaattcttcttcttttgtcgTATCAATTTCACGTCTTTTGTTCCATTTCTGCTACTGTATTAGGGCCTAGGAAAGGAAAGGTTATAAGGTATATGTATATGTTTTTAGTGAGCgatttgttttatttgtttgtttcaaGGAAATGAATCTCTTTATTGTTCTCTGCTTTGTGCCTGAGTTAAAGAAAGAAACTATTATTATTGGAATTAATTGGTTCCCAAATACCCAGACATTTTGTCTTCAATCTTAATCGTGtggattttttgtttttttgcatATCTCATTCAATGTTGGCTCCATTTTAATCAATTTGactttttattgtataattacAGTTTATGGTCATCGGAATCGAATGTGTTGTCCTTTTTTGTGGACTCTTGTTTTTTCATCTCGTTTTGTcccttaattatattttttatttgtagggCAATTTTGGGCTGCTGGAGTGTTTGTTGTTTTGACTCATTTCCTGCTCAACATTTGGAGATATTAGTCCTTGTGAGTTAGGAGGTTTGATCAAAGATGATTATGAACTCTCCATTGCATGCTTCAACATTAACAAGTGCTTTATCTTCGACCCGGATTACTCTACATGGAAGTTCTATAAATTGTATGCCCTGCCATCCATTTAGACCCCTGAGAAAAATCAACATCATAAGAGCTACATCAGGTGATGGAGGGCATATGGAACAATCGCCGGCTTCGGGATCAACAAATCCTCTTTCTGTTGTTTTGGAAATTCCTGGTACCCTTTGGAGGCAAACTATTCGTCCATTAGGTGATTTTGGGTTTGGTGGTAGGAGCATATGGGAAGGTGGGGTAGGAATGTTTTTAGTTTCAGGTGCGGTTCTGTTTGCTCTTAGTTTAGCCTGGTTGAAGGGTTTCCAAATTCGATCCAAATTCAGAAAGTACACAGCAACATTTGAGTTTGATCAGGCTTGTGGAATATGCACTGGAACTCCTGTGAGGATTAGAGGGGTGACTGTTGGAGATGTCATTCGTGTGAATCCTTCCTTAAGAAGTATTGAAGCTATAGTTGAGGTGCCTCTTTACATTATCTTTAGGATCATGTACCCTAACATCCCAGTATTGAAATATTGAGTTAGCTTTGAACTTTGTTATTTTAGTTGGTGTGTTATATCAGTttaaaactttggtttcttCTCTTTGTAGATTGAAGATGATAAAACAATCATACCACGGAATTCATTGGTTGAAGTTAATCAATCAGGTCTTCTTATGGAAACTATAATTGACATTACTCCTCGTGATCCTATTCCATCGC
Proteins encoded in this region:
- the LOC137831044 gene encoding protein TRIGALACTOSYLDIACYLGLYCEROL 2, chloroplastic — translated: MIMNSPLHASTLTSALSSTRITLHGSSINCMPCHPFRPLRKINIIRATSGDGGHMEQSPASGSTNPLSVVLEIPGTLWRQTIRPLGDFGFGGRSIWEGGVGMFLVSGAVLFALSLAWLKGFQIRSKFRKYTATFEFDQACGICTGTPVRIRGVTVGDVIRVNPSLRSIEAIVEIEDDKTIIPRNSLVEVNQSGLLMETIIDITPRDPIPSPSTGPLDQECSKEGLIVCDREKIKGKEGVSLDKLVGIFTRLGQDVEKIGIANSYSLAERAASIVEEARPLLTKIKAMAEDVQPLLTEVRDSNLLKEVENLTRSLTQASDDLRRVHSSIMTPENTELLQKSIYTLIFTLKNIENVSSDILGFTGDEATRKNLKLLIKSLSRLL